A genome region from Microcella alkaliphila includes the following:
- a CDS encoding phosphoribosyl-ATP diphosphatase, whose amino-acid sequence MKTFDQLFDELAEKARSRPVGSGTVAQLDAGVHAIGKKIVEEAAEVWMAAEYESDEAAAEEISQLLYHLQVLMLAKGLTPADVYRHL is encoded by the coding sequence GTGAAGACGTTCGACCAGCTGTTCGACGAGCTCGCCGAGAAGGCACGCTCGCGCCCCGTGGGCTCCGGAACCGTGGCCCAGCTCGACGCGGGCGTGCACGCGATCGGCAAGAAGATCGTCGAGGAGGCCGCCGAGGTCTGGATGGCCGCCGAATACGAGAGCGACGAGGCTGCGGCCGAAGAGATCTCGCAGCTGCTGTACCACCTGCAGGTGCTGATGCTCGCGAAAGGCCTCACGCCCGCCGACGTCTACCGTCACCTGTAA